The following are from one region of the Myxocyprinus asiaticus isolate MX2 ecotype Aquarium Trade chromosome 2, UBuf_Myxa_2, whole genome shotgun sequence genome:
- the LOC127411311 gene encoding histone H1-like, whose amino-acid sequence MAETAPAVKSPKKKSAAKPKKTGPSVGDLIVKAVSASKERSGVSLAALKKALAAGGYDVEKKNSRVKLAIKSLVTKGTLIQTKGTGASGSFKINKNQAESKKKPVKKAAPKVKKPAAAKKPKSAATKKPAAKKSPKKVKKPAAAKKAPKSPKKASKSPKKAKSATPKKAAKSPKKTKAAKPKTAKTKAAKPKKAAPKKK is encoded by the coding sequence ATGGCAGAAACCGCTCCAGCTGTCAAATCGCCCAAGAAGAAATCTGCAGCTAAACCCAAGAAAACGGGTCCAAGCGTCGGTGATCTCATCGTCAAAGCTGTGTCCGCATCCAAGGAGAGGAGCGGCGTGTCTCTCGCCGCCCTGAAGAAAGCTCTCGCCGCCGGTGGATACGATGTGGAGAAGAAGAACTCCCGCGTCAAACTCGCCATCAAGAGTCTGGTGACTAAAGGGACTCTGATCCAGACCAAAGGAACCGGCGCCTCCGGCTCATTCAAGATCAACAAGAATCAAGCCGAGAGCAAGAAGAAACCCGTGAAGAAAGCCGCTCCTAAAGTCAAGAAACCCGCTGCTGCCAAGAAGCCCAAGAGTGCCGCGACAAAGAAACCCGCCGCTAAGAAATCCCCCAAGAAGGTGAAGAAACCCGCAGCCGCTAAGAAGGCACCGAAGAGCCCCAAGAAGGCATCGAAGAGCCCCAAGAAGGCAAAGTCAGCAACCCCCAAGAAAGCAGCAAAGAGTCCCAAAAAGACCAAAGCTGCCAAACCCAAAACGGCAAAGACTAAAGCAGCCAAACCTAAAAAGGCAGCCCCCAAAAAGAAGTAA
- the LOC127410790 gene encoding histone H2B-like isoform X2 produces the protein MPEPAKSAPKKGSKKAVTKTAGKGGKKRRKSRKESYAIYVYKVLKQVHPDTGISSKAMGIMNSFVNDIFERIGGEASRLAHYNKRSTITSREIQTAVRLLLPGELAKHAVSEGTKAVTKYTSSKVSNLISNLEDAELDAVAEDILKRPNSGYTMMVGHLIAQGIHVQRRNFSTEPHHSTSLNVKVFHLIDHSFPPLQAYMVQTKKTDDNGNKCCL, from the exons ATGCCTGAACCAGCTAAATCCGCACCGAAGAAAGGATCCAAGAAGGCCGTCACAAAGACCGCCGGTAAGGGAGGAAAGAAGcgcaggaagtccaggaaggagaGTTACGCTATCTACGTGTATAAAGTCCTGAAACAGGTTCATCCTGACACCGGGATCTCTTCCAAGGCGATGGGAATCATGAACTCTTTCGTCAACGACATCTTCGAGCGCATCGGCGGTGAAGCGTCTCGTCTCGCTCACTACAACAAGCGCTCCACCATCACATCGAGAGAGATCCAGACCGCCGTGCGTCTGCTGCTGCCCGGTGAACTGGCCAAACACGCCGTGTCTGAGGGCACAAAGGCCGTCACCAAATACACCAGCTCCAA AGTAAGCAACCTGATCTCAAACTTGGAAGACGCTGAACTGGATGCTGTGGCAGAAGATATACTAAAACGTCCCAATTCTGGGTATACAATGATGGTTGGACATCTCATTGCACAGGGCATTCATGTACAGA GGAGGAACTTCTCAACAGAGCCGCATCACAGCACATCACTGAATGTTAAAGTCTTTCACCTCATTGATCACAGTTTTCCACCTTTGCAAGCTTACATGGTGCAGACCAAAAAAACAGAtgacaatggaaataaatgttgcctgTAG
- the LOC127411004 gene encoding histone H2A-like, with translation MSGRGKTGGKARAKAKTRSSRAGLQFPVGRVHRLLRKGNYAERVGAGAPVYLAAVLEYLTAEILELAGNAARDNKKTRIIPRHLQLAVRNDEELNKLLGGVTIAQGGVLPNIQAVLLPKKTEKPAKK, from the coding sequence ATGAGCGGCAGAGGTAAAACCGGCGGTAAAGCTCGTGCAAAGGCTAAAACTCGTTCATCCAGGGCAGGACTGCAGTTCCCCGTCGGTCGTGTACACAGACTGCTCCGCAAAGGAAACTACGCAGAGCGCGTTGGTGCCGGTGCTCCTGTTTATCTGGCCGCTGTGCTCGAGTATCTCACCGCTGAAATCCTGGAGTTGGCCGGAAACGCCGCTCGGGACAACAAGAAGACTCGTATCATTCCCCGTCACCTGCAGCTGGCAGTGCGGAACGATGAAGAGTTGAACAAACTCTTGGGTGGAGTGACCATCGCTCAGGGTGGTGTGCTGCCCAACATCCAGGCTGTGCTGCTGCCCAAGAAGACCGAGAAACCCGCCAAGAAATAA